From the Brassica napus cultivar Da-Ae chromosome A8, Da-Ae, whole genome shotgun sequence genome, one window contains:
- the LOC106418964 gene encoding putative acyl-activating enzyme 19 isoform X1 — translation MSNCCCISHKFADAASSNPHKVAVTHSSARFMSDSPRPVHDGDTTFTFADLSSSVDSLSLRLRRILDAPVHNDPHLITPQQSSPGTDKLAESGVYIPKVLALYMPPSAEYIISVLSVLRIGEAFLPLDPSWPRDRVSSILSSSNVALVIACGSSFDQFGCEPLCRSHWLAQSSAHHPVLFFSMSERLSAEAAPRSTLAWPCKKERQRKFCYLIYTSGSTGKPKGICGTEQGLLNRFMWMQEHYPVVGEQQFAFKSSVGFIDHLQEFLGATLNSTPLVIPPFTLLKQNMISIIDFLEAYSISRLVAVPSMVRAILPTLQHRGHNKLQSCLKLVVLSGETFPLSLWDSLHTLLPETCFLNLYGSTEVSGDCTYFDCSGLPKLLETEKIGSVPIGKPISNCKILLLGDEDKPCEGEICVGGLCLSQGYLHSSIESQSYVMLHNTSLCNHLTSDCGSQLYYRTGDYGRKLSSGDLVFIGRRDRTVKVNGQRLSLEEIETTLELNPYVTEAVVILNRDQTELASLDAFLVLNKETKSDEDVIYSIRNGMREKLPSVMIPNHFVLVESLPSTSSGKVDYEALARLKCPRSRSHGEDMMHINETDSLLDTIKKAVCDALMVKDVSDDDDFFAIGGDSLAAAHLSHSLGIDMRLIYQFRSPSKLVICMSEKKGKLREDMQHNTIQKPDHKTEIEDSNELVSRPSRMQCENSVSAKRLKIDSDQFSSKSMKDKISWDSGYSEMQCAFSRCNNVHYLNSCGNEGGNRENWSVELPRNQMVSIQELWKVHMESCVDASPLVVLKHSKTYLFIGSHSRKFFCIDANSGSICWETILEGRIEGSAMVVGDFSQVVIGCYKGKLYFLDFSTGSLCWTFQAGGEIKCQPVVHTSSQLIWCGSHDHTLYALDYRSQRCVYKLQCGGSIFASPIIDEGHSSLYVASTSGRVTAVSIKGRSDLQNIPWSNCSLPNNLDFPFHTLWVLELDAPTFGSLSIIPSSRSVICCLVDGQVVAISPSGTIIWKYRTGGPIFAGPCMSYVLPSQVLVCCRNGSVYSLEPESGCHLWEYNIGDPITASAYIDENLHFESHQLLGSDRLVSVCSSSGRVHVLRVRASLSRDSHESKVGEIAKLELQADIFSSPVMIGGRIFVGCRDDYVHCLTLESCM, via the exons ATGAGCAATTGCTGCTGCATTTCTCACAAATTCGCCGATGCAGCCTCCTCTAACCCTCACAAAGTCGCCGTCACTCATTCCTCGGCCAGGTTCATGTCGGATTCTCCTCGACCTGTTCACGACGGTGACACAACTTTCACCTTCGCCGACCTATCTTCATCCGTCGATTCTCTCAGCCTTCGTCTCCGTCGCATTCTCGATGCTCCAGTCCACAACGATCCTCACCTCATCACTCCACAACAATCATCTCCAGGTACAGATAAGCTCGCTGAGTCAGGTGTATACATCCCAAAGGTGTTGGCCTTATACATGCCGCCTTCAGCTGAATACATAATCTCTGTGCTTTCTGTTTTGAGGATTGGAGAAGCCTTTTTGCCTTTAGATCCTTCTTGGCCGAGAGATAGGGTCTCGTCCATTCTTTCCTCTTCGAATGTTGCTCTTGTTATCGCCTGCGGCTCTTCTTTCGATCAGTTCGGGTGTGAGCCGCTTTGCAGATCGCACTGGCTTGCTCAAAGCAGCGCCCACCACCCTGTGTTGTTCTTTTCCATGAGTGAGAGGTTGAGTGCTGAAGCTGCTCCCCGCTCAACCCTTGCTTGGCCTTGCAAGAAAGAGAGGCAAAGGAAGTTTTGTTATCTCATCTACACTTCGGGATCTACTGGAAAGCCTAAAGGAATATGTGGCACTGAGCAAG GACTTTTAAACCGTTTCATGTGGATGCAAGAGCACTATCCTGTTGTTGGAGAGCAGCAATTCGCTTTCAAGTCTTCAGTTGGTTTTATTGATCATTTGCAGGAGTTTCTTGGCGCTACTCTCAATTCCACCCCATTAGTCATTCCTCCTTTTACTCTCCTTAAACAGAATATGATATCCATCATTGATTTTCTGGAG GCGTATTCTATCAGTAGGCTCGTAGCTGTCCCATCGATGGTCAGAGCTATTCTACCTACTTTACAACATCGTGGACATAATAAGCTCCAAAGTTGCCTGAAGCTGGTAGTTTTAAGTGGCGAAACCTTTCCTCTGAGCCTGTGGGATTCACTTCACACGCTACTTCCGGAAACATGTTTTCTGAACCTATATGGGAGTACAGAG GTATCAGGGGACTGCACTTATTTTGACTGCAGTGGCTTGCCAAAACTCTTAGAGACCGAGAAGATCGGTAGTGTTCCTATTGGCAAGCCGATTTCCAATTGCAAAATTTTACTTCTTGGTGATGAAGATAAACCGTGTGAGGGAGAAATATGTGTTGGTGGTCTCTGTCTTTCTCAAGGATACCTGCATTCCTCGATAGAGTCCCAAAGCTACGTGATGCTGCATAATACCTCACTCTGCAATCATTTAACCAGTGATTGTGGAAGTCAGCTTTATTATAGAACTGGTGATTACGGCCGAAAGCTTTCTAGTGGTGATTTGGTTTTTATTGGAAGAAGGGATCGAACTGTTAAAGTCAATGGACAACGCCTGTCCCTTGAAGAGATTGAAACAACTCTAGAACTAAATCCATATGTTACTGAAGCTGTTGTTATACTTAACAGAGATCAGACAGAGCTTGCTTCACTTGATGCCTTTTTAGTACTGAACAAGGAAACCAAGTCTGATGAAGATGTCATATATTCTATCAGAAATGGGATGAGAGAAAAACTTCCCTCGGTGATGATTCCTAACCATTTTGTTTTGGTGGAGTCACTGCCAAGTACTTCAAGTGGGAAAGTTGATTATGAAGCACTAGCAAGGTTGAAATGTCCTAGAAGTAGAAGTCATGGTGAAGATATGATGCATATCAATGAAACTGATAGTCTACTGGATACTATTAAAAAG GCCGTTTGTGATGCTTTAATGGTCAAAGATGTttcagatgatgatgatttcttTGCCATTGGTGGAGACTCTTTAGCCGCAGCGCATCTTTCTCATAGTCTTGGTATTGATATGAGATTGATCTACCAATTTCGAAGTCCGTCCAAGCTTGTGATCTGTATGTCCGAGAAGAAAGGCAAGTTAAGAGAAGATATGCAACACAACACCATTCAGAAGCCAGACCACAAGACAGAGATTGAGGATAGTAATGAGTTGGTTAGTAGACCTTCAAGAATGCAGTGTGAGAACAGCGTCTCTGCAAAGCGATTGAAAATTGATTCAGATCAGTTCTCTTCCAAAAGcatgaaagataaaatatcATGGGATTCAGGATATTCTGAAATGCAGTGTGCATTCAGTCGGTGCAACAATGTACATTATCTAAACTCGTGTGGTAACGAAGGGGGAAACCGAGAAAACTGGTCGGTGGAGTTGCCAAGGAACCAAATGGTCTCTATTCAAGAGCTATGGAAAGTTCATATGGAGTCTTGTGTAGATGCCTCGCCCCTGGTTGTGTTGAAGCATTCCAAAACTTATCTATTTATTGGGTCTCATTCACGTAAATTTTTCTGCATcgatgcaaatag TGGTTCGATCTGTTGGGAGACCATTTTAGAAGGAAGGATCGAAGGTTCAGCCATGGTAGTTGGTGACTTTTCTCAG GTCGTTATTGGATGCTACAAAGGAAAATTATATTTCTTAGATTTCTCAACTGGAAGCTTATGTTGGACATTCCAAGCAGGTGGTGAG ATAAAGTGCCAACCTGTGGTGCACACATCTTCACAACTGATATG GTGCGGATCACATGACCACACTCTCTATGCCCTTGACTATAGGAGCCAACGCTGTGTTTATAAGCTGCAGTGTGGTGGGAGCATATTTGCGTCACCTATAATTGATGAG GGTCATAGTTCACTTTATGTGGCTTCTACAAGTGGCCGCGTGACAGCTGTATCAATAAAG GGCAGGTCAGATCTACAAAATATTCCTTGGAGTAATTGTTCACTACCAAATAATCTG GATTTCCCATTTCACACCTTGTGGGTACTTGAACTAGATGCACCGACTTTTGGTTCCCTGTCCATTATCCCATCAAGCCGAAGCG TTATTTGCTGCTTGGTTGACGGCCAAGTTGTCGCAATAAGTCCGTCTGGAACTATTATTTGGAAG TATAGGACTGGCGGGCCCATATTTGCTGGGCCTTGCATGTCATATGTGCTTCCTTCtcag GTGCTCGTGTGCTGTAGAAATGGAAGTGTTTATTCACTAGAACCG GAGTCCGGGTGTCATCTGTGGGAATACAATATCGGTGACCCGATCACGGCATCTGCATACATCGATGAGAATCTGCATTTTGAATCGCATCAGCTCCTTGGATCAGACAG GTTGGTGTCTGTATGCTCTAGCTCGGGAAGAGTTCATGTCCTTCGCGTGAGAGCTAGTCTCAGCAGAGATTCACATGAATCAAAAGTAGGAGAAATAGCAAAGTTGGAGTTGCAGGCAGACATTTTCTCTTCACCAGTGATGATTGGTGGCCGGATTTTTGTTGGCTGTCGTGACGACTATGTGCATTGCCTCACTCTTGAGAGCTGCATGTAG
- the LOC106418964 gene encoding putative acyl-activating enzyme 19 isoform X3: MSNCCCISHKFADAASSNPHKVAVTHSSARFMSDSPRPVHDGDTTFTFADLSSSVDSLSLRLRRILDAPVHNDPHLITPQQSSPGTDKLAESGVYIPKVLALYMPPSAEYIISVLSVLRIGEAFLPLDPSWPRDRVSSILSSSNVALVIACGSSFDQFGCEPLCRSHWLAQSSAHHPVLFFSMSERLSAEAAPRSTLAWPCKKERQRKFCYLIYTSGSTGKPKGICGTEQGLLNRFMWMQEHYPVVGEQQFAFKSSVGFIDHLQEFLGATLNSTPLVIPPFTLLKQNMISIIDFLEAYSISRLVAVPSMVRAILPTLQHRGHNKLQSCLKLVVLSGETFPLSLWDSLHTLLPETCFLNLYGSTEVSGDCTYFDCSGLPKLLETEKIGSVPIGKPISNCKILLLGDEDKPCEGEICVGGLCLSQGYLHSSIESQSYVMLHNTSLCNHLTSDCGSQLYYRTGDYGRKLSSGDLVFIGRRDRTVKVNGQRLSLEEIETTLELNPYVTEAVVILNRDQTELASLDAFLVLNKETKSDEDVIYSIRNGMREKLPSVMIPNHFVLVESLPSTSSGKVDYEALARLKCPRSRSHGEDMMHINETDSLLDTIKKAVCDALMVKDVSDDDDFFAIGGDSLAAAHLSHSLGIDMRLIYQFRSPSKLVICMSEKKGKLREDMQHNTIQKPDHKTEIEDSNELVSRPSRMQCENSVSAKRLKIDSDQFSSKSMKDKISWDSGYSEMQCAFSRCNNVHYLNSCGNEGGNRENWSVELPRNQMVSIQELWKVHMESCVDASPLVVLKHSKTYLFIGSHSRKFFCIDANSGSICWETILEGRIEGSAMVVGDFSQVVIGCYKGKLYFLDFSTGSLCWTFQAGGEIKCQPVVHTSSQLIWCGSHDHTLYALDYRSQRCVYKLQCGGSIFASPIIDEGHSSLYVASTSGRVTAVSIKVRSTKYSLE, encoded by the exons ATGAGCAATTGCTGCTGCATTTCTCACAAATTCGCCGATGCAGCCTCCTCTAACCCTCACAAAGTCGCCGTCACTCATTCCTCGGCCAGGTTCATGTCGGATTCTCCTCGACCTGTTCACGACGGTGACACAACTTTCACCTTCGCCGACCTATCTTCATCCGTCGATTCTCTCAGCCTTCGTCTCCGTCGCATTCTCGATGCTCCAGTCCACAACGATCCTCACCTCATCACTCCACAACAATCATCTCCAGGTACAGATAAGCTCGCTGAGTCAGGTGTATACATCCCAAAGGTGTTGGCCTTATACATGCCGCCTTCAGCTGAATACATAATCTCTGTGCTTTCTGTTTTGAGGATTGGAGAAGCCTTTTTGCCTTTAGATCCTTCTTGGCCGAGAGATAGGGTCTCGTCCATTCTTTCCTCTTCGAATGTTGCTCTTGTTATCGCCTGCGGCTCTTCTTTCGATCAGTTCGGGTGTGAGCCGCTTTGCAGATCGCACTGGCTTGCTCAAAGCAGCGCCCACCACCCTGTGTTGTTCTTTTCCATGAGTGAGAGGTTGAGTGCTGAAGCTGCTCCCCGCTCAACCCTTGCTTGGCCTTGCAAGAAAGAGAGGCAAAGGAAGTTTTGTTATCTCATCTACACTTCGGGATCTACTGGAAAGCCTAAAGGAATATGTGGCACTGAGCAAG GACTTTTAAACCGTTTCATGTGGATGCAAGAGCACTATCCTGTTGTTGGAGAGCAGCAATTCGCTTTCAAGTCTTCAGTTGGTTTTATTGATCATTTGCAGGAGTTTCTTGGCGCTACTCTCAATTCCACCCCATTAGTCATTCCTCCTTTTACTCTCCTTAAACAGAATATGATATCCATCATTGATTTTCTGGAG GCGTATTCTATCAGTAGGCTCGTAGCTGTCCCATCGATGGTCAGAGCTATTCTACCTACTTTACAACATCGTGGACATAATAAGCTCCAAAGTTGCCTGAAGCTGGTAGTTTTAAGTGGCGAAACCTTTCCTCTGAGCCTGTGGGATTCACTTCACACGCTACTTCCGGAAACATGTTTTCTGAACCTATATGGGAGTACAGAG GTATCAGGGGACTGCACTTATTTTGACTGCAGTGGCTTGCCAAAACTCTTAGAGACCGAGAAGATCGGTAGTGTTCCTATTGGCAAGCCGATTTCCAATTGCAAAATTTTACTTCTTGGTGATGAAGATAAACCGTGTGAGGGAGAAATATGTGTTGGTGGTCTCTGTCTTTCTCAAGGATACCTGCATTCCTCGATAGAGTCCCAAAGCTACGTGATGCTGCATAATACCTCACTCTGCAATCATTTAACCAGTGATTGTGGAAGTCAGCTTTATTATAGAACTGGTGATTACGGCCGAAAGCTTTCTAGTGGTGATTTGGTTTTTATTGGAAGAAGGGATCGAACTGTTAAAGTCAATGGACAACGCCTGTCCCTTGAAGAGATTGAAACAACTCTAGAACTAAATCCATATGTTACTGAAGCTGTTGTTATACTTAACAGAGATCAGACAGAGCTTGCTTCACTTGATGCCTTTTTAGTACTGAACAAGGAAACCAAGTCTGATGAAGATGTCATATATTCTATCAGAAATGGGATGAGAGAAAAACTTCCCTCGGTGATGATTCCTAACCATTTTGTTTTGGTGGAGTCACTGCCAAGTACTTCAAGTGGGAAAGTTGATTATGAAGCACTAGCAAGGTTGAAATGTCCTAGAAGTAGAAGTCATGGTGAAGATATGATGCATATCAATGAAACTGATAGTCTACTGGATACTATTAAAAAG GCCGTTTGTGATGCTTTAATGGTCAAAGATGTttcagatgatgatgatttcttTGCCATTGGTGGAGACTCTTTAGCCGCAGCGCATCTTTCTCATAGTCTTGGTATTGATATGAGATTGATCTACCAATTTCGAAGTCCGTCCAAGCTTGTGATCTGTATGTCCGAGAAGAAAGGCAAGTTAAGAGAAGATATGCAACACAACACCATTCAGAAGCCAGACCACAAGACAGAGATTGAGGATAGTAATGAGTTGGTTAGTAGACCTTCAAGAATGCAGTGTGAGAACAGCGTCTCTGCAAAGCGATTGAAAATTGATTCAGATCAGTTCTCTTCCAAAAGcatgaaagataaaatatcATGGGATTCAGGATATTCTGAAATGCAGTGTGCATTCAGTCGGTGCAACAATGTACATTATCTAAACTCGTGTGGTAACGAAGGGGGAAACCGAGAAAACTGGTCGGTGGAGTTGCCAAGGAACCAAATGGTCTCTATTCAAGAGCTATGGAAAGTTCATATGGAGTCTTGTGTAGATGCCTCGCCCCTGGTTGTGTTGAAGCATTCCAAAACTTATCTATTTATTGGGTCTCATTCACGTAAATTTTTCTGCATcgatgcaaatag TGGTTCGATCTGTTGGGAGACCATTTTAGAAGGAAGGATCGAAGGTTCAGCCATGGTAGTTGGTGACTTTTCTCAG GTCGTTATTGGATGCTACAAAGGAAAATTATATTTCTTAGATTTCTCAACTGGAAGCTTATGTTGGACATTCCAAGCAGGTGGTGAG ATAAAGTGCCAACCTGTGGTGCACACATCTTCACAACTGATATG GTGCGGATCACATGACCACACTCTCTATGCCCTTGACTATAGGAGCCAACGCTGTGTTTATAAGCTGCAGTGTGGTGGGAGCATATTTGCGTCACCTATAATTGATGAG GGTCATAGTTCACTTTATGTGGCTTCTACAAGTGGCCGCGTGACAGCTGTATCAATAAAG GTCAGATCTACAAAATATTCCTTGGAGTAA
- the LOC106418964 gene encoding putative acyl-activating enzyme 19 isoform X2 has protein sequence MSNCCCISHKFADAASSNPHKVAVTHSSARFMSDSPRPVHDGDTTFTFADLSSSVDSLSLRLRRILDAPVHNDPHLITPQQSSPGTDKLAESGVYIPKVLALYMPPSAEYIISVLSVLRIGEAFLPLDPSWPRDRVSSILSSSNVALVIACGSSFDQFGCEPLCRSHWLAQSSAHHPVLFFSMSERLSAEAAPRSTLAWPCKKERQRKFCYLIYTSGSTGKPKGICGTEQGLLNRFMWMQEHYPVVGEQQFAFKSSVGFIDHLQEFLGATLNSTPLVIPPFTLLKQNMISIIDFLEAYSISRLVAVPSMVRAILPTLQHRGHNKLQSCLKLVVLSGETFPLSLWDSLHTLLPETCFLNLYGSTEVSGDCTYFDCSGLPKLLETEKIGSVPIGKPISNCKILLLGDEDKPCEGEICVGGLCLSQGYLHSSIESQSYVMLHNTSLCNHLTSDCGSQLYYRTGDYGRKLSSGDLVFIGRRDRTVKVNGQRLSLEEIETTLELNPYVTEAVVILNRDQTELASLDAFLVLNKETKSDEDVIYSIRNGMREKLPSVMIPNHFVLVESLPSTSSGKVDYEALARLKCPRSRSHGEDMMHINETDSLLDTIKKAVCDALMVKDVSDDDDFFAIGGDSLAAAHLSHSLGIDMRLIYQFRSPSKLVICMSEKKGKLREDMQHNTIQKPDHKTEIEDSNELVSRPSRMQCENSVSAKRLKIDSDQFSSKSMKDKISWDSGYSEMQCAFSRCNNVHYLNSCGNEGGNRENWSVELPRNQMVSIQELWKVHMESCVDASPLVVLKHSKTYLFIGSHSRKFFCIDANSGSICWETILEGRIEGSAMVVGDFSQVVIGCYKGKLYFLDFSTGSLCWTFQAGGEIKCQPVVHTSSQLIWCGSHDHTLYALDYRSQRCVYKLQCGGSIFASPIIDEGHSSLYVASTSGRVTAVSIKDFPFHTLWVLELDAPTFGSLSIIPSSRSVICCLVDGQVVAISPSGTIIWKYRTGGPIFAGPCMSYVLPSQVLVCCRNGSVYSLEPESGCHLWEYNIGDPITASAYIDENLHFESHQLLGSDRLVSVCSSSGRVHVLRVRASLSRDSHESKVGEIAKLELQADIFSSPVMIGGRIFVGCRDDYVHCLTLESCM, from the exons ATGAGCAATTGCTGCTGCATTTCTCACAAATTCGCCGATGCAGCCTCCTCTAACCCTCACAAAGTCGCCGTCACTCATTCCTCGGCCAGGTTCATGTCGGATTCTCCTCGACCTGTTCACGACGGTGACACAACTTTCACCTTCGCCGACCTATCTTCATCCGTCGATTCTCTCAGCCTTCGTCTCCGTCGCATTCTCGATGCTCCAGTCCACAACGATCCTCACCTCATCACTCCACAACAATCATCTCCAGGTACAGATAAGCTCGCTGAGTCAGGTGTATACATCCCAAAGGTGTTGGCCTTATACATGCCGCCTTCAGCTGAATACATAATCTCTGTGCTTTCTGTTTTGAGGATTGGAGAAGCCTTTTTGCCTTTAGATCCTTCTTGGCCGAGAGATAGGGTCTCGTCCATTCTTTCCTCTTCGAATGTTGCTCTTGTTATCGCCTGCGGCTCTTCTTTCGATCAGTTCGGGTGTGAGCCGCTTTGCAGATCGCACTGGCTTGCTCAAAGCAGCGCCCACCACCCTGTGTTGTTCTTTTCCATGAGTGAGAGGTTGAGTGCTGAAGCTGCTCCCCGCTCAACCCTTGCTTGGCCTTGCAAGAAAGAGAGGCAAAGGAAGTTTTGTTATCTCATCTACACTTCGGGATCTACTGGAAAGCCTAAAGGAATATGTGGCACTGAGCAAG GACTTTTAAACCGTTTCATGTGGATGCAAGAGCACTATCCTGTTGTTGGAGAGCAGCAATTCGCTTTCAAGTCTTCAGTTGGTTTTATTGATCATTTGCAGGAGTTTCTTGGCGCTACTCTCAATTCCACCCCATTAGTCATTCCTCCTTTTACTCTCCTTAAACAGAATATGATATCCATCATTGATTTTCTGGAG GCGTATTCTATCAGTAGGCTCGTAGCTGTCCCATCGATGGTCAGAGCTATTCTACCTACTTTACAACATCGTGGACATAATAAGCTCCAAAGTTGCCTGAAGCTGGTAGTTTTAAGTGGCGAAACCTTTCCTCTGAGCCTGTGGGATTCACTTCACACGCTACTTCCGGAAACATGTTTTCTGAACCTATATGGGAGTACAGAG GTATCAGGGGACTGCACTTATTTTGACTGCAGTGGCTTGCCAAAACTCTTAGAGACCGAGAAGATCGGTAGTGTTCCTATTGGCAAGCCGATTTCCAATTGCAAAATTTTACTTCTTGGTGATGAAGATAAACCGTGTGAGGGAGAAATATGTGTTGGTGGTCTCTGTCTTTCTCAAGGATACCTGCATTCCTCGATAGAGTCCCAAAGCTACGTGATGCTGCATAATACCTCACTCTGCAATCATTTAACCAGTGATTGTGGAAGTCAGCTTTATTATAGAACTGGTGATTACGGCCGAAAGCTTTCTAGTGGTGATTTGGTTTTTATTGGAAGAAGGGATCGAACTGTTAAAGTCAATGGACAACGCCTGTCCCTTGAAGAGATTGAAACAACTCTAGAACTAAATCCATATGTTACTGAAGCTGTTGTTATACTTAACAGAGATCAGACAGAGCTTGCTTCACTTGATGCCTTTTTAGTACTGAACAAGGAAACCAAGTCTGATGAAGATGTCATATATTCTATCAGAAATGGGATGAGAGAAAAACTTCCCTCGGTGATGATTCCTAACCATTTTGTTTTGGTGGAGTCACTGCCAAGTACTTCAAGTGGGAAAGTTGATTATGAAGCACTAGCAAGGTTGAAATGTCCTAGAAGTAGAAGTCATGGTGAAGATATGATGCATATCAATGAAACTGATAGTCTACTGGATACTATTAAAAAG GCCGTTTGTGATGCTTTAATGGTCAAAGATGTttcagatgatgatgatttcttTGCCATTGGTGGAGACTCTTTAGCCGCAGCGCATCTTTCTCATAGTCTTGGTATTGATATGAGATTGATCTACCAATTTCGAAGTCCGTCCAAGCTTGTGATCTGTATGTCCGAGAAGAAAGGCAAGTTAAGAGAAGATATGCAACACAACACCATTCAGAAGCCAGACCACAAGACAGAGATTGAGGATAGTAATGAGTTGGTTAGTAGACCTTCAAGAATGCAGTGTGAGAACAGCGTCTCTGCAAAGCGATTGAAAATTGATTCAGATCAGTTCTCTTCCAAAAGcatgaaagataaaatatcATGGGATTCAGGATATTCTGAAATGCAGTGTGCATTCAGTCGGTGCAACAATGTACATTATCTAAACTCGTGTGGTAACGAAGGGGGAAACCGAGAAAACTGGTCGGTGGAGTTGCCAAGGAACCAAATGGTCTCTATTCAAGAGCTATGGAAAGTTCATATGGAGTCTTGTGTAGATGCCTCGCCCCTGGTTGTGTTGAAGCATTCCAAAACTTATCTATTTATTGGGTCTCATTCACGTAAATTTTTCTGCATcgatgcaaatag TGGTTCGATCTGTTGGGAGACCATTTTAGAAGGAAGGATCGAAGGTTCAGCCATGGTAGTTGGTGACTTTTCTCAG GTCGTTATTGGATGCTACAAAGGAAAATTATATTTCTTAGATTTCTCAACTGGAAGCTTATGTTGGACATTCCAAGCAGGTGGTGAG ATAAAGTGCCAACCTGTGGTGCACACATCTTCACAACTGATATG GTGCGGATCACATGACCACACTCTCTATGCCCTTGACTATAGGAGCCAACGCTGTGTTTATAAGCTGCAGTGTGGTGGGAGCATATTTGCGTCACCTATAATTGATGAG GGTCATAGTTCACTTTATGTGGCTTCTACAAGTGGCCGCGTGACAGCTGTATCAATAAAG GATTTCCCATTTCACACCTTGTGGGTACTTGAACTAGATGCACCGACTTTTGGTTCCCTGTCCATTATCCCATCAAGCCGAAGCG TTATTTGCTGCTTGGTTGACGGCCAAGTTGTCGCAATAAGTCCGTCTGGAACTATTATTTGGAAG TATAGGACTGGCGGGCCCATATTTGCTGGGCCTTGCATGTCATATGTGCTTCCTTCtcag GTGCTCGTGTGCTGTAGAAATGGAAGTGTTTATTCACTAGAACCG GAGTCCGGGTGTCATCTGTGGGAATACAATATCGGTGACCCGATCACGGCATCTGCATACATCGATGAGAATCTGCATTTTGAATCGCATCAGCTCCTTGGATCAGACAG GTTGGTGTCTGTATGCTCTAGCTCGGGAAGAGTTCATGTCCTTCGCGTGAGAGCTAGTCTCAGCAGAGATTCACATGAATCAAAAGTAGGAGAAATAGCAAAGTTGGAGTTGCAGGCAGACATTTTCTCTTCACCAGTGATGATTGGTGGCCGGATTTTTGTTGGCTGTCGTGACGACTATGTGCATTGCCTCACTCTTGAGAGCTGCATGTAG